From the genome of Vanessa cardui chromosome 17, ilVanCard2.1, whole genome shotgun sequence:
GTTTTGACTTCACTTGAGGTTGCGGTcagtctttaataataataatgacctctaatttaatttataatagaaaaaaccATCGCCTTAATACCTAttcaaaagcaataaataaaataaacaagccGTATTGATTTGGAATAATTCATTCTTATCGTTATCTAAACCAATCAGTCAAGCTGCCGTAAGGAGCAGAAGTCAATCAATTTCAAACGTCTTCAAAACCATTAACCCACCGTACTCTTTGGTCATCTCAAGtctattttagatttatttccAACTAAAGATGTGCTCCTTCGATAAGACGCGTGCGTCGATAACTTGTTGCTGGCACGCGACGTTGCAACATTCATTCGCTTTTTAAATCTCGTAATTTACTTGAAACGATGATTCCTATCTGGGATTTTAACTGCCgtttaagtttattttctaCAAAGTaacacattatattaaataaaagtcggGATAATAATTCACGATGTCCATATAACCAATCAAAGCAAAAGGAATATATATATgcgtttaataaaatgttaccaAATACGTATAAGGAACGATTGCAGTCGGTAACAAACGATTTATGGAGTATATAATGGCGTGTTTTATCATATTCTATTGAAGCGGCGTCGAGACTCGTCAATAATGCAAAAGATTTTGATTATCGACATGCACCAGTTTTAACGTATCCTCTTATCGCGACATCACTATTCAATGAATTGTTGGAAAAAGTTATAGAACATCGAGTAATCGATGGTCAGTTATGACACTTCTTTAAAATGCACTTCAGACATTTTGTTATCCGACAAAtcgtgttttaatataatgtttatatataattataagtaaattagattttgctattataataaatgttacaatccgtaaacaaataaaacaacctAACTATCCTTTTTTTATAGAAAGATTAAATGACAATGAATAAGTAAAGTTCTAAAGTATAAAACTCGAATTCTAcatttgaaatatgtatttcaaatatagaattctATAACGTTATAGCATAGACgcgtacaaaaaaaatctttttaacacGAACTCAGTGTAAAAAAGAATGGCACAGAttgctttaaataattactgtatTCTCATGTAATTTAGTATTTCagtcgtataaataaatacgttaagttatgacatttaattttgCACAAAAACTTTTGTCTCGACAGATTCGATTAGAGTACtaaatactaatactatatttttaattgatggaTCAACATTCTTGCATGTTTTTTATACGAtcaaaaatttgttaatttatcatcgtttgatattataaattgtcaTAATTAGTTGTCAATTCTCAAGTTAGCAAGGTCGATTTAAATTGTTTGCTTTATGAAATCTGAATCAATTGTTATTGCCCGCGTTAATATTCAGTCTacaatagattattaaaatgtaaactcGGCCATCGGTAGTACGTGATTAGACTGTGGACAACTAAAATGCAACTATTCTATATAATACGATACGGAATTTACtgcaattttatatatgtaatgaatataatctattctaaaattactcaaaataaatttatgtttatttttttaatgtagatttcgtaaatataatcacaaactatactacaaaatttgtctttttaatttactttaaatggattgagtattattatataagaacaaaatattaaattgtatttaagtattatgttatattaaaatttcaaggtTTCTTTGGTATCGATAAGATAAATTAGCAACATATTAATACCACATCTTGTCTCAGTGGCGTATGTGGGTGGAGTTAAATGGATCGGCTCCGAATGAAAGTTGTTCATTGGATGTTATCAATCCGAGAACATGCAGATCGATTCTACGATCAGcatcttataatgactattctCTTGTATGTTCTAGCCCTAATTTACATCGAAACATGGCTAGTTGATATATTCACGGAGaaaacttgttttattaaaattaagttataatagatttttaaaatatgaatattttaatactggcTGTAAATGCCTTAAATTTTGcaaactgtatttaaaaaaaatgcgtatttttttttaatttaatcgctTGTTGTAAATAATGGAGATACATGTTAAATTacatcttttattataaaatctttattgcAATATACCTTTAAAAACGCAATTGATATATCTTCAAAATCTTATTTGAATGTTCGTGAATTGTAAGCCGTAATAAAGTATTCGCTGAAGATTGCCGATTCCGATACAAGAGCCTTGAGGCTGTAgcgatacattttatatttgttaagacACTGATAACCGATTGACTAAGATGTAAAGCGagtttaatgatatatttttatattattattaactttaggCTTGTATTCCTCTTactaaatctttaaattaactAAGTTGAAAACTATTAATTCATCACAGTCTGATCTAAAATAGCCTATgcttaaaattagtaaaaccttaaaggaaaaattaataTCGTTATCAAACAAACTTGTCCGACTATTTGCTCTTTCGATAACTCAGTACAGGCCTTAACTGCGCAATCGACGAGTTACATGTAAGCGATAGAACCATTACTGacgttagattttatttataagattaattaaaagataCGGCGGGCGGTCGGTTGCGGAGAGTGAAAACGTTCTGTCTTATCACATTGACAAGTACGAGACAAATCAACATGCGACTTCGAACGGCCTTTCTCTAATGTTTAGAATAAGTCCGTAATATACAACCAGCAATGTAATTCGGTCGATTAAAATGTATCTTATGTAATACATAACAGGTGTAACGTTACAAGTAGCCAGAGGCGGCAAGGGTTGCGTGCGCTGAACCAGTTGCAATCATACTCAAATAATTCGTCCGAGTGATCCGTTACTGTCGAATGTCGGAATAGATTTCGGGGAGGCGTTTGATTTCgttgaacatttaaaatatttatcatgcaTTTTGCaattttgtttatgattttattgtactaattattttttcatataataaacttacaaaatataatcgagTCGTTTCACGTATACTAAGACATCTTGTACGCTCGTCAGTCACTTATACAAATTAGGTATAATATTTTAGGGTCGCGTCTTCGTGAGTGCATAGATCTATAGTTGTTAAGCTTATATCAAATATGAATTGGAACATTCGCCGTGTGGAACCAAAACACGTTTGAGTTATGTATGGGCTGGATTGCACTAAGTTGTCCGCGTAGGCGATCTCGGGTCtagatatagatattattttgtcTTCCTGTACTTGCATCCGAGTCGTCGCTTAATGCAACTCCACTGATACTAGTTCGTTAAGCTTATCTTTTTCACTTTCTATTATGGATATTGACGGAATCTGATGTTGTTCTGCATAAGCATTGAATAATTTTACTTCATTTACAAAGATATTACAAGAAAATCGTATCTTAAATAGGAAATACGTAAATGTTGTCCGCAAATGGGGCAGTCAGATTGTCCACAAATGTATTTGCTTGGCTTAGATAATTTACATATAGTTTTGCTTTATTTTACGTCTGGATATTTGTAATGTCTATTTATTAAAGtgatatatgtttgtttttaggCTAGACCGTCATCTGATCCAAGCGCACGCTCAGCCTGCATCAGCTTTCCACTGTGAACTCTGTAACCGGGCATACAGCTCCCGTGCTCTTCTGCTGAGACACCGGGCGCTCACCCACACTGACATTAGAAAGTACCCCTGCGAAAATTGCCCGAAGGTGTGATTTcgttttatgataatttaaatatggtgaatttaaaataattttatatcatggTTCAATATTTAAACTTGGTTTTGTAAAGAATTTCATGATTAAGAACTTTCAATGTCTAAGCAAATAATTCAAATGATTCTCTTATTCTGAGGTAATAATTGAAGAGTATAGCGATACATGAAccaaatttacttatttttttcaagttcTAAGCTAAATATTCAAATCGTTACGAGAAAAACTTACCACGTTTTTCGAAACCTGATGTTATTTCAGGTATTTACCGATCCTTCCAACCTCCAGCGCCACATCCGCGCGCAGCACGTCGGCGCGCGCAGCCACGCCTGCCCCGAGTGCGGGAAGACCTTCGCCACGTCCTCTGGCCTCAAGCAGCACACGCACATCCACTCCAGCGTCAAGCCCTTCCAGTGCAAGGTCTGCTACAAAGTGAGTATCCGGATCCGTACAATCTTAGCAGTTgtgattaattttcaatttatactgCGTCTCACAAGTTCGGATATGAAGTAACTGTCTTAAAAAGTGAATCCTACCtctatttaaaactaatttaaaatatttttgttttcaggCATACACTCAATTTTCGAATTTGTGTCGTCACAAACGAATGCACGTTGCGTGTAGAGCTCTCGTTGAATGTGGAAAATGTGGACAATCGTTTCCATCATACGCTGCTTTAACGAAGCATAAAAGATTCTGCGATACTGCATCAGCAGCAAACGTAAACCTGCGAGGGTCACTACCACAAGGCCTTCCTCAGATACCATCTCTATCTAACGTCATGAACACTCCAAATAACACCAATCCGTTCCCAATGTACAGAGGACCGGCATTGCCTCTGCCGTACAACACGTTCGCGCATTATCCTGCGTTGTTCTCTGCAGCTGCGGCCGCGTGTCCGCCTGAATTTCTCAGTCCTCTCCTCTTCAATGTGCAAGGTGCAAGATTAGCAATGGAACACGATATAGCGCTTAATGCTAATTTAGTAGCAAAACAACAGCAGGAAGGTAGAATGTCAGTTAAAAGTATGGATAGTTCAACATCACTAGATGAGataaagaaaagtaaagaaATCGACGTGGAAAACAATAAAAGGGATGTTAATAGGAATACACCTAAGCAACAGAATATATACGTTAAGCAATCACCACCGTCAGCTGAAGAAGCTTCTTCAAAGCAACGCCCGTCACCAGTTATGCCGATGTCGACTTCCATCGGTCCATTTAACTTTTCAAGGGAGGAAGCTAAACACAATTCTCCATTTAACTTGTCcttgaaacaaaacaacaatgaACTGATAAGAAACAAATCAGTCTCTCCAGCACTTCCTAGAGATTTATCTAAGAATACTGCAGATGATATCGACAGTAAATCTATTAATGAAGAAGATACGAGAAAAGAACAGAATCAACCATTAGATTTATCAGTTACGCGAAAGCATAGCGATAAAGAATCAGATATGGAAAACGATGATCAATCTTTTCGCAACTCCTCGATTAAATCATATTCACCTCCCGAAAGTCCCATCGACAGAGATAATAAGACTCCCGAAAATGAGACCACGAATGTCGATGTTGAGGCAGTAGAAATAGAGGATTCACCGAAGCCTCTCGTGTCACCTTCCTTAGCTTTTCCGATGCCTGTTCACCCTCAGCATAACAGCAGTCTCATCGATGCCATGTACAGGCCACGCTTTCCACAGTTTCACCCTACTTCGGACTCTATCTTAAACTCCTCACATTCACCATACGTTCCGAGcccgtttaattttttatctccAGTTCTCGGAACTGACGGGTCTGATAGACAGCCGAGTGCTTATGCGAAGTTTCGCGAACTGAGTACCGGATCGGGTAAACTGCGCGATCGTTACGCTTGTACGTTTTGCGGAAAAGTGTTCCCAAGAAGCGCCAACCTGACGCGGCATCTCCGCACGCATACCGGCGAGCAGCCTTACAAATGTAAGTACTGCGAACGTTCATTTTCGATATCGTCAAATCTACAACGGCACGTGCGGAACATACACAACAAGGAGAGGCCCTTCAGGTGTCCGTTGTGTGACAGATGCTTCGGGCAGCAGACGAACCTCGATCGGCATTTGAAGAAGCACGAGGCAGAGGGCGGTGACTCTCCAAGCTCGGCGGACACGGAGCAGGACGCGTGTTTCGACGATATTCGGTCTTTCATGGGGAAGGTGACTTGTTCTCCGGGCGCGGGCTCCCCATCCGCGACGTCCCCGCACCCCGCGCACCCCGCGCACCCCGCACACCCCGCACACCCGCACCGGCCGTCGGCGCTCGCCATCTCCACATAGCCCGCGCCGTACCCGCTGCCGCCGCTGCCGCCGCTGTGGTCTCAGCCCTTCGAGTGATTGACGAGGACGTTTGGCCGACTCCTGGCTGGCCGACGTTTGGCTGCCGTTGATGGCTATCGATTTTGTACGTAAGTGACGTCTCACGTAGCAATAGTGGTTACTTAAGTAGATGTACTTTTCTTCGTATTACAATAATGTTAATGACAAATCTTAAATGTAATCCAGTGCATACTTTGTTGGACACGTCAGAAGTCGAAATTGATGTAAAATTACTAGTGCTGTAAAAACTTAGGTTTACGATTTTATGCGTTCCTAGATTTAATTGTTAAAGAGGATCTTCGCTTTAGCGATTTTCTGCACGTAGCTAgggaaattgtaaaaaataattagttttaatgatGTATTTGTGAAAGATTAAAATATCTCTAAGATGCATGtaaattattgttacataattGGAAgcgatgaaaatttaattaaaagatgaTCCTTATATGATCTATCgttagtcaaaaatctaccaaagCAATCGTTCTAAGATATTCGGCAATTGGATTGATTATATCGgtatagaaattaatataaaattggcgTTTTCAAAGTGAAATTATAACTTCAAATCAAAtacgattataatattaattatatattgaatttgttattgtaaatatcattaaataacaaCACTTCGAGCATATCATGTGTTTAGATTAAATCGGAGCTGACATTTTTagctattgtaataaataattcatataagattatattactattaaattcCTATATAAGAATAAGCTTAAGATGATATAATATCATGTTCTTTTATTGACTTTTCAAACATATCTTTcttgataataaaaacaactacaattatttcattgtttcaACTCACAGATTATTAAGAAATCTACACACGTCATAATACTGCCTGTCAAATAGattttcgattaaaatattatgtttggaagtttaatattaaaaatagaccagtaatttaattgaaatcaatgcaatacattaaaatagatatttttactgTTATCATATCACTTGTGGCACtagtaataataagaatattgtcACACAATCAATAAACGCGTCTAttgttgaatttgttttttatttataattattttctgcattaactttatttacatatgaattaacaacattaaatgcttaaatatatatacaaatacgaactaaaactagttgctgtatatattatttacttgatctatataatttatacaaaataacatgTCAAGTTCAGGGCGTCACGGTTACGGGATCACTTACGCATgctgcgtaagcgatcccgtggcgtccgccgaaagaaggaaagggtaccgctggttttttagtgggtaaacccggtggacctgggcgcactgggcgttcaggaaaccggggagtcccacacccccccattttccatcacgtgggggaatcgcgtaaagcgtttttccagcgaaaaaaagggcCATGAATTTTGGTAAGTAGAATCGTTTCATTGATTAAACACCCACCAAAGAAGGATTTTACCTCTCAAGGGGTGAAATaggggttgaaagtttgtatggaaatCCGTCAATTTTCAAGCTAGAaacatgaaatgttttttttgggATACTAATAGAAAATAAGTAGATATGTATTGAAGATATGTTTCTGAATATTCTACCCTAAAGGGTAGACAAACTTAACgtaatatttaagataatttgTAACTCCATTGAGAGCAAAGTCATGGGGAATAGCTAGTCTAAATATAAAAcgacttaattatttatcacaCATCCTATGTTACATTTCCTGTTGACACTACTCTACTGACAACTCGATTTCTTTTTCTATAATCAATTTATAGCCATAGTAACTTATTTTAAGTTGGttcagtattataaatataatagtagttTGCTCTCAAAAACGAGCAGTCCTTTCATGATTGCGATCTTTGTAGCTGgatttcatacaaattatttctTGTGTGGAAGCTGAAACATTGTTTGTATAaggaaacgctgataatttttctaataaaatatggtAGTTTGTGGACAGTTACTGTTTCGAAACAGATTGACTTACACGATTCGGGTAGAGCTTTAAGCCATGTTGATTCTACCATTATCTCTAACTATGTATGTGCTCTTTTAAGAGTGcaaaatataaccttttttattattgatttcatGTAAATTCTTTTTAAGTGTTATGAGAATAAATTTAAGGCTCAAACTGACCTGAAATCTGTCTTATCTGTGTAACGCTAACCAAGATATGAAACCTTCTTTAttcatatcattatttttatttttccacggtaaaataacttaatagacAGACTTCAAAACATATATCCTCGTAACGATTGAAAAGATGGTttagaaaataacaataatatattgattggagtataaaataaataatacaatgattTGTCATAATATCATTGAAAGCAAGGTAACGATAGCGCTGACGAAGCGTGCTGAATGCTGATATATCATTTTGTATTCAAAGCTTAGAGATATTCCAAGTAATTGTAATACAGGTCAAACTCTACTTATCTTAATATGGTGCAGAATactcatatatattttgatataaatggtAAACAAAAGGCAATCACCGCTGGAATATAACAACGATACAATTTCAGCTTTTATTATCATTCGCTCTTATGGTTAAGGAGAGAAAactgtattcaataaataaccTAATTTTGCTGTTATTTCCTATAATTTATAATGGATCATGTTCTATTTGAATTTGAACTATAATTGGCACTGCATGCTTCCTTGTTCGAAGAGTATCGTTTGAATTATGGAAGTACTCATATGATTGCAACATCCTTAATATTGTACACTTACCTACTTGTTTCAGTTTATTCTCAAGTtgatttttagtaataatagtaattattcgCATATTTGAATTGTTCTTATCTTACTGTTGGGACTTTCCATCTGTTAAGAATTTTGGGCCTATTCCACCAACTGCGAGTTAGTGATTCCTGCTGATGTCGAGcatgagttgaattataaatacaaatttaataagtataaattcaGGTAGGGGAGCGAGGGGCTTGTTGTAACAGTTGTCATTAAAACATATCTtgattctttgtttatttttaacaaaattgaaatcTTTCTAAAGTAGGTATTGTATAATTCTTATCAAAAATCAACTCAAATACACTTTTTTAGTaatcaatacataataattaagtaattaacagttttattttgttatatactacttataattatcacaatatgtaattaaattgtttatatctaAGGTATGCTTCGTAAATATCTCTTCCTAATAgctatctaataataataataaaatattacttatgtaaGAATCAACATTTGGTgggtttaattataattaaattcagtcTTCATCTGAGCtacaattaatacatataaaatatataatgtctcCTGTAAGATATCCTACATGTGCCCACATCTTACAAATGATACACTCTAATCTTCTTTATGTGTATCTGTGTAAGCTTCACCACAGACCAGACAATACCACTCTTCTGATTCAGATTCAGAATCTGaacataaattttttttttcgctctGTCCACTCCGGTTTTATTATTTGTCGATTTACCTTTGGCTTTTCCCTCCccctttttaattttgtcatcttttttctatgttttcttcaTCTTTTCCTCATATTTCTTTTGTAAAGCTTCCTTTTCTcgagtgtatgtgtgtgttacaACAAGCCCCGGGATTTTGTTACAACTAACCCTATggtatgatttttaatatttatcaagataactatttaaataatttagtaattataaaaactgtCGCACATTATCAGGGATAGATAAATTTGAATGGAAGTAAGATACAGAAGATTTGAAATAAGTCGATATTAAAAACGCAAACCGAAATtatacaattacttaaatagtactattttatattacctGGCCGAAATGAAGCGCATACACACTTCCGCTCACTGCGCCGGCCGGTGGGACACCGGCTATGGCTACATGATGCAGCGCGGTTTATAGGTTAAAACGAGTCAAAGAAATACGTTAATTAAATAGCGTTAAAGACCCTAGTGAAAAAAGCCTGTTACTACTTACCCCTGCTACAACAAGCCCCACGCCCCACGCCCCACTTTCACAGAGTTGTAACTACAATCTTTTGCTCAAGTACCAAGTATTTTATCCGCTAAACCATATTAagctttataatgtattttcagttaaaataggtgtttgttttttataagtaCTAATTGAGCAATTACAAGAGCTTTGTTcgtattttcaaattttcagCTGTAAGAGAAATCGTGTCAATGAATGCATTTCGAAAAGCAAAAAGCCACTGTATTATGTAGCAATAAATACGCAAATACTGCAATCTCTATTATTGATAGAATCATTTTAATTGTATGATTTCATCTGAAATAATGTGTTCCTGACAAGTTCGTGACCAATGAGTAATGGACGGTGTTAACTGTGAAGTGTCGAAGAATATACGATcgcaatattatttcaaataataatattattattttgccctaaacttaattgttattaatcaaCGAACATGGTCGAGAAGTgagtacactggttttcatgggtacgttacgctgaggtcccaggttcgatttccagtcgagtcgatgtaaaaaaagttcattacctACTTTACTGTCTACTACTATTACTTTACTACTATACTTTCCtactatattgtcttgggtctgtctgtatgtggtaccgtagttactcatgattttccataacacgagtatTTTAGCTccacatttggatcagagtaatgtatgtgatgttgtcgaatatttatttaataaaaaatatagttattttaaaatgctaGTAATTTATGAATGAACTGTTTTTTAGTACATCACTAGTTATGATTGACTGTTAATCGTCATTAACAAATCCCTCCGTAGCCGGACTTTGACCAATTCAAATAGTAAGGTAGTACAATGTGAAAACGGATGCCATACCCTACCCTATAATAGCGTACCAGTGGGCGATTGAGCTCCGTGACAGAACGTGGCTAATGGCTAACCTCTAGGTACGTAGGTCTAACATAATTTATGTGTCCGTTTGTGACATCTTTATGTAGTGGGTTCTGTTGCAAATCTCAAATTAATTCGGTATTGTGAAATTCTAGCCTTGAGCTGCAGCAGTGATTGTCTGTCAAGTAATTACGTACAGTTTAAGAATtagtttatcattttatttatctttgaaaCTGTTcaaattttttacttattcGTAAACCCCCCAATGTCATTCCATAatctttatttcaaatatttacttattagtatatttatagtgttttaatttaaaagtctgCTACGAATATCTTGTACAGAAAATAATGCTTATATAcagatgaataataaatgaagTATGTAATTacgattataaaaaattaaagcaatgcacctttaatataaaataaatgtatatagtaCTAATGAATATTGTTGTCTTCATTTTATGTCAAACGAAATTCAGTTAAAATATACACACTACAGGCGAGCTAGAACATTTGAAAGAACCAAATAAAGCTTCGTTGCGGGATTTCGCTACACTGTCGTGTCGTGCGGCACTACCCACTCGCGCTAAAGGCGCGTGCGCATGCTCTACGCTATatgacatatacaatatatatattttttatcgatatttgaTGTAGCTACAACTGTTTTgatataagaaacaaattaaacCACATATTGTGTCGTTACTGggaaaatgtttttctttcctACCAATGACATAGTTTTAAGCTAACTTCATGATATTTTCTGAATTCGTACTGGTGTAATCCGAAATTATCATTCAAAATGTTTATTCCTTGTTAAATCAATACTTGATAAAACGGGCTTATATTTgtaaatggaataaataaaatatcactaaaTAGTCATATAATGAACAGGAAACATAGATGTGAGATTTTCAAATATCAATCTTAACACTGATTCCCACTGTACTGGAGTAATAATACATCTACTACTAGAATAAAagatcttcttcttcttcttcctaGTCATTTCCTCCAGTTACTGAAGGTCGTGAACACCATATGTGTGGTTCGGTTCTCCTGTACACTTCGCACCACCTTTCACGAATAGCAAACCATgctcttttaattttttctaggGCGATGACTTTGGAATAAAAGACAGACCAAGTATATGTGCATATACAATATCACaataaatttgtgtttactGCGCATACAATCTATAGCAATTTAAAATTCCTAGACGTTAGATAATATTGAAACAGTTTTatgagtataaaatttataactgactgacaatatttatgaagaagcgattgttatttttgaatgattttattaagtggttttttatatttttcatatttatataattatttatttaattatataaatacttaaattttctTAAGATATTTTGCTATTGgtattgaatatatgtattt
Proteins encoded in this window:
- the LOC124536984 gene encoding histone-lysine N-methyltransferase MECOM-like isoform X2, with the translated sequence MRSKAVARRLQAQGKQDDGEPPASKDDNGAADSQESGSPPPSPSDSTASESAPTLVHIKQETMAPDMKEYHSALDFGLPDAYLPPSYDYSRNYLSRPLDLPNQRYLESAKSPERNDEDYKDELDKFDCNMPSELVVKSGGIFARVNIPCGTKYGPFNGKWDTQPLERRYAWEVLGKNGVRGWLDGTTEKTNWLKFVRSTTYTHDINVQHFLLAGQIWYKVTRDIASGQELLLGPRTSLQLQDVVSGIGREGSSVNSSSSQPEDEEREDTEPRCSFCDGPFPNIDALDRHLIQAHAQPASAFHCELCNRAYSSRALLLRHRALTHTDIRKYPCENCPKRHIRAQHVGARSHACPECGKTFATSSGLKQHTHIHSSVKPFQCKVCYKAYTQFSNLCRHKRMHVACRALVECGKCGQSFPSYAALTKHKRFCDTASAANVNLRGSLPQGLPQIPSLSNVMNTPNNTNPFPMYRGPALPLPYNTFAHYPALFSAAAAACPPEFLSPLLFNVQGARLAMEHDIALNANLVAKQQQEGRMSVKSMDSSTSLDEIKKSKEIDVENNKRDVNRNTPKQQNIYVKQSPPSAEEASSKQRPSPVMPMSTSIGPFNFSREEAKHNSPFNLSLKQNNNELIRNKSVSPALPRDLSKNTADDIDSKSINEEDTRKEQNQPLDLSVTRKHSDKESDMENDDQSFRNSSIKSYSPPESPIDRDNKTPENETTNVDVEAVEIEDSPKPLVSPSLAFPMPVHPQHNSSLIDAMYRPRFPQFHPTSDSILNSSHSPYVPSPFNFLSPVLGTDGSDRQPSAYAKFRELSTGSGKLRDRYACTFCGKVFPRSANLTRHLRTHTGEQPYKCKYCERSFSISSNLQRHVRNIHNKERPFRCPLCDRCFGQQTNLDRHLKKHEAEGGDSPSSADTEQDACFDDIRSFMGKVTCSPGAGSPSATSPHPAHPAHPAHPAHPHRPSALAIST
- the LOC124536984 gene encoding histone-lysine N-methyltransferase MECOM-like isoform X1 → MRSKAVARRLQAQGKQDDGEPPASKDDNGAADSQESGSPPPSPSDSTASESAPTLVHIKQETMAPDMKEYHSALDFGLPDAYLPPSYDYSRNYLSRPLDLPNQRYLESAKSPERNDEDYKDELDKFDCNMPSELVVKSGGIFARVNIPCGTKYGPFNGKWDTQPLERRYAWEVLGKNGVRGWLDGTTEKTNWLKFVRSTTYTHDINVQHFLLAGQIWYKVTRDIASGQELLLGPRTSLQLQDVVSGIGREGSSVNSSSSQPEDEEREDTEPRCSFCDGPFPNIDALDRHLIQAHAQPASAFHCELCNRAYSSRALLLRHRALTHTDIRKYPCENCPKVFTDPSNLQRHIRAQHVGARSHACPECGKTFATSSGLKQHTHIHSSVKPFQCKVCYKAYTQFSNLCRHKRMHVACRALVECGKCGQSFPSYAALTKHKRFCDTASAANVNLRGSLPQGLPQIPSLSNVMNTPNNTNPFPMYRGPALPLPYNTFAHYPALFSAAAAACPPEFLSPLLFNVQGARLAMEHDIALNANLVAKQQQEGRMSVKSMDSSTSLDEIKKSKEIDVENNKRDVNRNTPKQQNIYVKQSPPSAEEASSKQRPSPVMPMSTSIGPFNFSREEAKHNSPFNLSLKQNNNELIRNKSVSPALPRDLSKNTADDIDSKSINEEDTRKEQNQPLDLSVTRKHSDKESDMENDDQSFRNSSIKSYSPPESPIDRDNKTPENETTNVDVEAVEIEDSPKPLVSPSLAFPMPVHPQHNSSLIDAMYRPRFPQFHPTSDSILNSSHSPYVPSPFNFLSPVLGTDGSDRQPSAYAKFRELSTGSGKLRDRYACTFCGKVFPRSANLTRHLRTHTGEQPYKCKYCERSFSISSNLQRHVRNIHNKERPFRCPLCDRCFGQQTNLDRHLKKHEAEGGDSPSSADTEQDACFDDIRSFMGKVTCSPGAGSPSATSPHPAHPAHPAHPAHPHRPSALAIST
- the LOC124536984 gene encoding histone-lysine N-methyltransferase MECOM-like isoform X3; its protein translation is MAPDMKEYHSALDFGLPDAYLPPSYDYSRNYLSRPLDLPNQRYLESAKSPERNDEDYKDELDKFDCNMPSELVVKSGGIFARVNIPCGTKYGPFNGKWDTQPLERRYAWEVLGKNGVRGWLDGTTEKTNWLKFVRSTTYTHDINVQHFLLAGQIWYKVTRDIASGQELLLGPRTSLQLQDVVSGIGREGSSVNSSSSQPEDEEREDTEPRCSFCDGPFPNIDALDRHLIQAHAQPASAFHCELCNRAYSSRALLLRHRALTHTDIRKYPCENCPKVFTDPSNLQRHIRAQHVGARSHACPECGKTFATSSGLKQHTHIHSSVKPFQCKVCYKAYTQFSNLCRHKRMHVACRALVECGKCGQSFPSYAALTKHKRFCDTASAANVNLRGSLPQGLPQIPSLSNVMNTPNNTNPFPMYRGPALPLPYNTFAHYPALFSAAAAACPPEFLSPLLFNVQGARLAMEHDIALNANLVAKQQQEGRMSVKSMDSSTSLDEIKKSKEIDVENNKRDVNRNTPKQQNIYVKQSPPSAEEASSKQRPSPVMPMSTSIGPFNFSREEAKHNSPFNLSLKQNNNELIRNKSVSPALPRDLSKNTADDIDSKSINEEDTRKEQNQPLDLSVTRKHSDKESDMENDDQSFRNSSIKSYSPPESPIDRDNKTPENETTNVDVEAVEIEDSPKPLVSPSLAFPMPVHPQHNSSLIDAMYRPRFPQFHPTSDSILNSSHSPYVPSPFNFLSPVLGTDGSDRQPSAYAKFRELSTGSGKLRDRYACTFCGKVFPRSANLTRHLRTHTGEQPYKCKYCERSFSISSNLQRHVRNIHNKERPFRCPLCDRCFGQQTNLDRHLKKHEAEGGDSPSSADTEQDACFDDIRSFMGKVTCSPGAGSPSATSPHPAHPAHPAHPAHPHRPSALAIST